Proteins encoded in a region of the Pseudomonas denitrificans (nom. rej.) genome:
- the ccmE gene encoding cytochrome c maturation protein CcmE, giving the protein MNPVRKKRLYIVLAIVAGVGVAVSLALSALQENINLFYTPTQIANGEAPHDTRIRAGGMVEKGSLKRSADSLDVEFVVTDFAKEVTVKYRGILPDLFREGQGIVALGKINEAGVLTADEVLAKHDEKYMPPEVTKALKDSGKLEHYEASQSGNAAPQQGSN; this is encoded by the coding sequence GTGAATCCGGTCCGCAAGAAGCGTCTGTACATCGTCCTCGCCATCGTCGCCGGCGTTGGCGTCGCCGTCAGCCTGGCGCTGTCGGCCCTGCAGGAAAACATCAACCTGTTCTACACCCCGACCCAGATCGCCAACGGCGAAGCTCCGCACGACACGCGTATCCGCGCCGGCGGCATGGTGGAGAAGGGCTCGCTCAAACGTTCGGCGGATTCGCTGGACGTGGAGTTCGTGGTCACCGACTTCGCCAAGGAAGTGACGGTGAAATACCGCGGCATCCTCCCGGACCTGTTCCGCGAAGGACAGGGCATCGTCGCCCTGGGCAAGATCAACGAAGCCGGCGTGCTGACCGCCGATGAAGTCCTGGCCAAGCACGACGAGAAGTACATGCCGCCGGAAGTCACCAAGGCGCTCAAGGACAGCGGCAAGCTGGAGCACTACGAAGCCAGCCAGAGCGGCAACGCCGCGCCGCAACAGGGGAGCAACTGA
- the ccmD gene encoding heme exporter protein CcmD: MSFESFSDFLAMGHHGPYVWSAYAICLVVLAINVVSPIVARRRYLQEEARRLRREASK, encoded by the coding sequence ATGAGTTTCGAGTCCTTTTCCGATTTCCTCGCCATGGGTCACCATGGCCCTTACGTGTGGTCCGCCTACGCCATCTGCCTGGTGGTCCTGGCGATCAACGTCGTCTCGCCGATCGTGGCGCGCCGGCGTTACCTGCAAGAAGAGGCGCGTCGTCTGCGCCGGGAGGCCAGCAAGTGA